In the Gorilla gorilla gorilla isolate KB3781 chromosome 10, NHGRI_mGorGor1-v2.1_pri, whole genome shotgun sequence genome, one interval contains:
- the RHEBL1 gene encoding GTPase RhebL1 isoform X2: MEEWRNKGKTSLAHQFVEGEFSECYDPTVENTYSKIVTLGKDEFHLHLVDTAGQDEYSILPYSFIIGVHGYVLVYSVTSLHSFQVIESLYQKLHEGHGKTRVPVVLVGNKADLSPEREVQAVEGKKLAESWGATFMESSARENQLTQAIFTKVIQEIARVENSYGQERRCHLM; this comes from the exons ATGGAAGAGTGGAGGAATAAAG GGAAGACATCTTTGGCACATCAATTTGTGGAAGGCGAGTTCTCGGAATGCTACGATCCTACAGTGGAGAATA cttACAGCAAGATAGTGACTCTTGGCAAAGATGAGTTTCACCTACACCTGGTGGACACAGCAGGGCAG GATGAGTACAGCATTCTGCCCTATTCATTCATCATTGGGGTCCATGGTTATGTGCTTGTGTATTCTGTCACCTCTCTGCATAG CTTCCAAGTCATTGAGAGTCTGTACCAAAAGCTACACGAAGGCCATGGGAAAACCCG GGTGCCAGTGGTTCTAGTGGGGAACAAGGCAGATCTCTCTCCAGAGAG AGAGGTACAGGCAGTTGAAGGAAAGAAGCTGGCAGAGTCCTGGGGTGCGACATTTATGGAGTCATCTGCTCGAGAGAATCAG CTGACTCAAGCCATCTTCACCAAAGTCATCCAGGAGATTGCCCGTGTGGAGAATTCCTATGGGCAAGAGCGTCGCTGCCATCTCATGTGA
- the RHEBL1 gene encoding GTPase RhebL1 isoform X1, translated as MPLVRYRKVVILGYRSVGKTSLAHQFVEGEFSECYDPTVENTYSKIVTLGKDEFHLHLVDTAGQDEYSILPYSFIIGVHGYVLVYSVTSLHSFQVIESLYQKLHEGHGKTRVPVVLVGNKADLSPEREVQAVEGKKLAESWGATFMESSARENQLTQAIFTKVIQEIARVENSYGQERRCHLM; from the exons ATGCCGCTGGTCCGCTACAGGAAGGTGGTCATCCTCGGATACCGCTCTGTAG GGAAGACATCTTTGGCACATCAATTTGTGGAAGGCGAGTTCTCGGAATGCTACGATCCTACAGTGGAGAATA cttACAGCAAGATAGTGACTCTTGGCAAAGATGAGTTTCACCTACACCTGGTGGACACAGCAGGGCAG GATGAGTACAGCATTCTGCCCTATTCATTCATCATTGGGGTCCATGGTTATGTGCTTGTGTATTCTGTCACCTCTCTGCATAG CTTCCAAGTCATTGAGAGTCTGTACCAAAAGCTACACGAAGGCCATGGGAAAACCCG GGTGCCAGTGGTTCTAGTGGGGAACAAGGCAGATCTCTCTCCAGAGAG AGAGGTACAGGCAGTTGAAGGAAAGAAGCTGGCAGAGTCCTGGGGTGCGACATTTATGGAGTCATCTGCTCGAGAGAATCAG CTGACTCAAGCCATCTTCACCAAAGTCATCCAGGAGATTGCCCGTGTGGAGAATTCCTATGGGCAAGAGCGTCGCTGCCATCTCATGTGA